In Candidatus Terasakiella magnetica, the following are encoded in one genomic region:
- a CDS encoding TetR/AcrR family transcriptional regulator: MARPRSFDKNTVLDQVMILFWEKGYGATSMIDIQKATGLKPGSLYDSFGDKHALFQDALSHYRQTIVRKRLDKLMMPGPAKGRLEEFFNDLIEFSLGEGKKLGCLMSNSAIELAPHDAVIKAQVQDNLVEIAETFCGVIEEGIANGEFKTTEPAENIARFLTSTVQGLRVMAKSSTTKETLTTTARLALKILD, encoded by the coding sequence ATGGCACGTCCGCGTTCTTTTGATAAAAACACTGTTCTTGATCAGGTCATGATCCTGTTTTGGGAAAAAGGCTATGGCGCGACTTCCATGATAGATATCCAAAAGGCCACGGGCCTTAAACCCGGCTCGCTTTATGATAGTTTTGGCGATAAACATGCCTTGTTTCAAGATGCCCTTAGCCATTATCGCCAAACGATTGTGCGCAAACGCCTTGATAAATTGATGATGCCCGGCCCAGCCAAAGGACGTCTTGAAGAGTTTTTTAATGACCTGATTGAATTCTCCCTTGGCGAAGGTAAAAAACTTGGCTGCCTCATGTCTAATAGCGCCATAGAACTCGCGCCTCATGATGCGGTGATTAAAGCACAGGTCCAAGATAACCTTGTAGAAATTGCTGAGACTTTTTGTGGTGTCATTGAAGAAGGCATTGCCAATGGGGAATTTAAAACAACTGAACCTGCTGAAAACATTGCGCGTTTTCTCACCAGTACCGTTCAGGGCCTGCGCGTTATGGCGAAAAGTTCCACCACAAAAGAAACCCTGACGACCACGGCCCGTTTGGCCTTAAAAATCCTCGACTAA
- a CDS encoding histidine triad nucleotide-binding protein codes for MSYDSNNIFAKIIRGEIPCDKVYESDHALAFKDIAPQAPVHILVIPKGSYVDYDDFSQNAPEGEIVDYIRAIGVVAREAGVKESGYRILSNLGDEGGQEVPHLHVHIFGGKPLGRMIKPIDK; via the coding sequence ATGTCCTATGACTCCAATAATATCTTTGCCAAAATCATTCGTGGTGAAATCCCCTGCGACAAGGTCTATGAAAGTGACCATGCCTTGGCCTTTAAAGATATTGCACCCCAAGCCCCCGTGCATATTTTAGTCATCCCAAAAGGGAGCTATGTGGATTATGACGATTTCAGCCAAAATGCCCCTGAAGGCGAGATTGTGGATTATATCCGCGCCATCGGCGTGGTCGCGCGTGAAGCTGGCGTGAAAGAAAGCGGCTATCGCATTCTTTCCAACCTGGGTGATGAAGGTGGGCAGGAAGTCCCTCACCTTCATGTTCATATCTTTGGCGGTAAACCACTGGGCCGCATGATTAAACCCATCGATAAATAA
- the trxA gene encoding thioredoxin TrxA, protein MSKKITDDSFDADVVNSDKPVLVDFWAEWCGPCKQIAPALDELAEELGGKLTIAKLNIDENPGTPSKFGVRGIPTLMLFKDGQVAATKIGALPKNKLQEWIESVL, encoded by the coding sequence ATGAGCAAAAAGATCACTGACGACAGCTTTGACGCTGACGTTGTAAATTCCGACAAACCCGTTCTGGTAGATTTCTGGGCAGAATGGTGTGGTCCATGTAAACAAATCGCACCGGCTCTTGATGAGCTGGCTGAAGAGCTTGGTGGTAAACTGACTATCGCAAAACTCAACATCGACGAAAACCCCGGTACGCCTTCCAAGTTTGGTGTACGTGGTATTCCAACATTGATGTTGTTCAAAGACGGTCAGGTTGCAGCGACTAAGATCGGCGCACTGCCAAAGAACAAACTTCAGGAATGGATCGAATCTGTCCTTTAA
- a CDS encoding NUDIX hydrolase: MTEQKLNGPSIKKVPEGDDKERLVCPDCGFIDYQNPKIVVGAVCTWEDKFLLCRRAIAPSYGKWTFPAGFMELDETVAEGAKREAYEEAGVDVDIQDILGIYEVPTVGHVMIMHRAPMRTPDFKAGVESLEVELFGWDEIPWDDLAFPSVHWTLNRFQEVRGKSDIPAVTKTSDYYQVS, translated from the coding sequence ATGACTGAACAGAAATTAAACGGCCCCAGCATCAAAAAAGTCCCTGAAGGCGATGATAAGGAACGTCTTGTCTGCCCTGATTGCGGCTTTATTGATTATCAAAACCCGAAAATTGTGGTCGGGGCTGTCTGCACATGGGAAGACAAATTTCTCTTATGTCGCAGGGCCATAGCGCCATCTTATGGTAAATGGACCTTTCCCGCAGGCTTTATGGAACTGGATGAAACAGTTGCTGAAGGGGCCAAGCGCGAAGCCTATGAAGAAGCCGGGGTAGATGTGGATATTCAGGATATTTTGGGTATCTATGAAGTCCCAACAGTCGGTCATGTCATGATTATGCATCGCGCGCCCATGCGCACGCCTGATTTTAAAGCGGGTGTAGAAAGCCTTGAAGTTGAGTTGTTTGGCTGGGATGAAATCCCGTGGGATGATCTTGCTTTTCCATCGGTTCATTGGACGTTGAACCGCTTTCAGGAAGTGCGTGGCAAAAGTGATATCCCAGCTGTGACCAAAACATCGGATTATTACCAGGTTAGCTGA
- a CDS encoding DMT family transporter, with protein MSTLSPISRGLLIMALGIALMSVMDAMIKHLTDHLSAAQILFFRSLFGFIPLLYIIAKQGGIKSVHTKRPVLHLFRAVLGAIMFVGFTIGLREMSLANALAICFSAPFFMVGLSALLIGEKIGFHRICAVIAGFIGVMIVLQPDDGIFGGGAGYMMVVAVSYALTQVLARKYKESETALSYTFWTTLGMSLIGFTFSLFFWQELTFFNLLWCVAMGLFGTVAHYFMTEAARITSPIIVSPMEYTALIWAAVFDWTFWHVIPEQATVAGSLVIVASGIYILWRERTQSHESLSL; from the coding sequence ATGTCCACACTTTCCCCCATATCGCGCGGCCTTTTGATCATGGCCCTTGGCATTGCCTTAATGAGTGTGATGGATGCCATGATCAAACATCTCACCGACCATCTCAGTGCCGCGCAAATTCTTTTCTTTCGCTCCCTGTTTGGTTTTATCCCCTTGCTTTACATCATCGCTAAACAAGGCGGGATTAAATCCGTTCACACCAAGCGCCCCGTCTTACATCTCTTTCGCGCAGTTTTAGGGGCCATTATGTTTGTGGGCTTCACCATAGGTTTGCGCGAAATGTCCTTGGCCAATGCCTTGGCCATTTGTTTTTCAGCACCCTTTTTCATGGTGGGACTATCGGCCCTGCTTATTGGCGAGAAAATCGGATTTCACCGTATATGCGCTGTCATTGCAGGCTTTATCGGTGTCATGATCGTCTTACAGCCCGATGATGGCATCTTTGGGGGTGGGGCAGGCTATATGATGGTTGTGGCTGTGTCTTATGCACTCACTCAGGTACTTGCACGCAAATATAAGGAAAGTGAAACTGCGCTTAGTTACACCTTCTGGACCACCTTGGGGATGAGCTTAATCGGCTTTACTTTTAGCCTGTTTTTCTGGCAAGAGCTGACCTTTTTCAACCTTTTATGGTGCGTCGCCATGGGATTATTTGGCACCGTTGCGCATTATTTTATGACCGAAGCTGCGCGCATTACCTCGCCCATTATCGTTAGCCCCATGGAATATACAGCGCTTATCTGGGCAGCTGTCTTTGATTGGACCTTCTGGCACGTGATACCCGAACAGGCCACTGTTGCAGGTAGCCTTGTGATTGTTGCCAGTGGCATTTATATTTTATGGCGTGAGCGCACCCAATCCCATGAAAGTCTCTCCTTATGA
- a CDS encoding regulatory protein RecX — MSQDKKIPRPVTKESLRNAALNYIDRFATSRHNLRHVLVRRVQKSNYYHDTSIQDGIDWIEELLDKLEQAKFIDDARYAEGRAGALHRKGTSQRVIRMKLMEKGLSEDHINKALEALREESQSENLERDAAIALARRRRLGPWRLPEKREDLKEKDLAAMARAGFSYDLAREIIEAETIEDLED, encoded by the coding sequence ATGTCACAAGATAAGAAAATTCCAAGACCCGTGACAAAGGAATCTTTGCGCAATGCGGCGCTCAATTACATCGACCGCTTTGCCACATCGCGCCATAACCTGCGCCATGTGCTCGTGCGGCGCGTGCAAAAATCCAATTATTATCATGATACCTCTATCCAAGACGGGATCGACTGGATTGAAGAGCTGTTGGATAAACTGGAACAAGCTAAATTCATTGATGATGCGCGTTATGCAGAAGGACGCGCCGGCGCACTTCATCGAAAAGGTACCTCCCAACGCGTGATCCGCATGAAGCTTATGGAAAAGGGCCTCAGTGAAGATCACATTAATAAAGCTCTTGAGGCCTTGCGCGAAGAAAGCCAAAGCGAGAATTTAGAACGCGACGCTGCCATTGCCTTGGCGCGCAGACGTCGCTTAGGCCCATGGCGCTTGCCTGAAAAACGCGAAGACTTAAAAGAAAAAGACCTTGCCGCCATGGCACGGGCAGGCTTTTCCTATGACCTTGCACGCGAGATCATTGAAGCCGAAACGATTGAAGATTTAGAAGACTAG
- a CDS encoding flavin reductase family protein, whose translation MFFKTDESNPLPHHPFKACIIPRPIGWVSTLSEGGIGNVAPFSFFNGVAQNPPQLMIAINGPTPHSDTKDTLQNIEKNKEFAINIANFDLKDEMFRTAAPEHPDTDEADVAGLEMVPSTLIKPKRIKKSPIHLECVLTQIVPLLCDSESEKNTAIFGKVVGIHIDDDCLVDGKVDPRKVNPISRLGYKDYATIGDLFQMNAKWRKS comes from the coding sequence ATGTTTTTCAAAACAGATGAATCCAACCCGCTGCCCCATCATCCCTTTAAGGCCTGCATCATCCCGCGCCCCATCGGGTGGGTCAGCACGCTGAGTGAGGGGGGAATCGGTAATGTTGCACCCTTTAGCTTTTTTAATGGTGTTGCGCAAAACCCACCACAGCTAATGATAGCGATCAATGGCCCCACCCCTCATTCAGACACCAAAGATACCCTTCAAAACATTGAAAAAAATAAAGAATTTGCCATTAATATTGCTAATTTTGATTTAAAAGACGAAATGTTCAGAACCGCCGCACCGGAACACCCAGACACGGATGAAGCCGATGTTGCAGGTTTGGAGATGGTACCCTCTACCTTAATAAAACCAAAAAGGATTAAAAAGTCACCGATCCATTTAGAGTGTGTTCTCACCCAAATCGTGCCTCTTTTATGTGACTCTGAGTCAGAGAAGAACACCGCCATCTTTGGAAAGGTGGTTGGCATCCATATTGATGATGACTGTTTGGTCGATGGAAAGGTTGATCCACGCAAGGTGAACCCCATATCAAGGCTTGGATATAAGGACTATGCCACTATTGGCGACCTCTTCCAAATGAACGCAAAGTGGCGCAAAAGCTGA
- a CDS encoding 3-deoxy-manno-octulosonate cytidylyltransferase — MSLPKNPVVVIPARMASERLPGKPLADICGEPMIVHVWRRAMEAEIGPVIVACAEKEIADAVTKAGGHAVLTRPDHPSGSDRVFEAVENFDPKGAYDAVVNVQGDLPTLDPDVVKTVFAPLGKEVVDISTLAVEISEESERTNPNVVKAIVGFEEGANVGHGLYFTRATAPYGDGPLYHHIGLYGFRREALKRFVNLAPSVLERREKLEQLRALENGMRIDVALVDTVPLGVDTPADLERARAALK; from the coding sequence ATGTCTTTGCCAAAAAATCCTGTTGTTGTAATCCCTGCCCGTATGGCTTCTGAGCGTTTACCGGGTAAGCCGCTGGCTGATATTTGTGGCGAGCCCATGATCGTTCATGTTTGGCGCCGCGCCATGGAAGCAGAGATTGGCCCGGTGATTGTCGCCTGCGCAGAAAAAGAAATTGCAGATGCGGTTACAAAAGCGGGCGGTCATGCGGTTTTGACCCGACCAGATCACCCTTCTGGCTCAGATCGTGTTTTTGAAGCGGTGGAAAATTTTGATCCCAAGGGTGCTTATGATGCGGTGGTGAATGTGCAGGGTGATTTACCAACCCTTGACCCTGATGTGGTGAAGACGGTTTTTGCCCCCTTGGGTAAAGAGGTTGTGGATATTTCCACATTAGCAGTGGAAATCAGCGAAGAGTCTGAGCGCACAAACCCCAATGTGGTAAAGGCTATTGTTGGTTTTGAAGAAGGTGCCAATGTGGGCCATGGGCTGTATTTTACCCGCGCAACTGCGCCTTATGGGGACGGCCCGCTTTATCATCATATCGGTCTTTATGGCTTTAGACGTGAGGCGTTGAAACGTTTTGTCAATCTTGCCCCAAGTGTGTTGGAGCGTCGTGAAAAACTAGAGCAACTGCGCGCGCTTGAAAATGGCATGCGCATTGATGTGGCCCTCGTTGACACGGTGCCTTTAGGGGTTGATACTCCTGCTGATTTGGAACGTGCGCGCGCCGCACTGAAATAA
- a CDS encoding ABC transporter permease, with translation MTPIEVNPHARNWLGLWTLYSREVRRFLKVYTQTLLAPLVTTLLFFAVFSLALGRAVEQIGSVPFLEFLAPGLVMMAITQNAFANTSSSLVISKVQGNIVDTLMPPLNAHELTFAFAMGGTTRGLLIGTIIILVMSLFVPLGVDNIGLVLYHGFMGALMLSLFGVVGGIWSEKFDHMAAVTNFVVTPLSFLSGTFYSIERLPELGKFLASINPFFYMIDGFRAGFIGQADSDIVTGMLVMAGVNTGLWILSYRMFKTGYKLKA, from the coding sequence ATGACTCCGATTGAAGTCAATCCCCATGCGCGCAACTGGTTGGGCCTGTGGACGCTTTATTCACGCGAAGTGCGCCGCTTCTTAAAAGTCTATACCCAGACCCTGTTGGCCCCGCTTGTGACCACGCTCTTGTTCTTTGCGGTGTTCTCTCTTGCCTTGGGGCGCGCGGTGGAACAGATCGGCTCTGTGCCATTTCTTGAATTTCTCGCCCCCGGTCTAGTGATGATGGCAATTACGCAAAATGCCTTTGCCAATACCTCAAGCTCGCTTGTGATTTCAAAAGTGCAGGGCAATATTGTTGATACCCTCATGCCCCCGCTTAATGCCCATGAGCTGACCTTTGCTTTTGCCATGGGCGGCACAACGCGTGGGCTGTTGATCGGCACCATTATTATTTTGGTTATGAGCCTGTTTGTACCCCTTGGTGTGGATAATATCGGGCTTGTGCTTTATCACGGCTTTATGGGCGCGTTGATGCTTTCACTTTTTGGTGTTGTGGGGGGCATCTGGTCTGAGAAGTTTGACCATATGGCGGCGGTGACAAACTTTGTGGTCACGCCTTTGTCGTTTTTATCAGGCACATTTTATTCGATTGAGCGTTTACCTGAACTGGGCAAGTTTCTCGCCAGTATCAATCCGTTTTTCTACATGATTGATGGGTTTCGCGCTGGCTTTATCGGTCAGGCCGATAGCGATATTGTGACAGGTATGCTGGTGATGGCAGGTGTGAATACAGGTTTGTGGATTCTCAGCTATCGCATGTTTAAGACCGGCTATAAGCTGAAGGCCTAA
- a CDS encoding prephenate dehydratase — MSDLSRPVDPAKLIAFQGELGAYSDLACRMSRPEMNTLPCHTFEDAFAAVRDGDAALAMIPIENSVAGRVADIHHLLPESGLHIIGEHYQRINHHLLAVPGTKLEDVTEVYSHVHALNQCRDYLKEHGIKPVVAVDTAGSAKEIAKSGDTTKAVIASELAGEIYGLTSLAADIEDAEHNTTRFVVMAKEAIVPHAKAGMAVTSFIFRVRNVPAALFKAMGGFATNGINITKLESYIVDGSFIAAQFYVDCEGHPENRDLRLALEELDFFTSNMKILGVYPPHPYRLQQKLDDE; from the coding sequence ATGTCTGACCTGTCGCGTCCGGTTGATCCGGCAAAATTGATCGCTTTCCAAGGGGAATTGGGGGCTTATTCTGATCTTGCGTGTCGTATGTCACGCCCAGAGATGAATACATTGCCGTGCCATACCTTTGAAGATGCGTTTGCAGCTGTGCGTGATGGTGATGCGGCCTTAGCCATGATCCCCATTGAAAATTCTGTGGCGGGTCGTGTGGCAGATATCCATCATCTTTTACCGGAATCCGGCCTTCATATTATTGGAGAGCATTATCAACGCATCAACCATCACCTTTTGGCGGTGCCCGGCACAAAGCTTGAAGATGTTACGGAAGTTTACAGCCACGTCCATGCGCTTAACCAATGTCGTGATTATTTAAAGGAACATGGTATCAAGCCAGTGGTCGCGGTTGATACGGCAGGTTCAGCCAAGGAAATTGCCAAATCCGGTGATACGACAAAGGCGGTAATTGCCTCAGAACTTGCGGGTGAGATTTATGGTCTGACCTCATTGGCGGCTGATATTGAAGATGCAGAACATAACACCACGCGGTTTGTCGTGATGGCAAAAGAGGCTATTGTGCCACACGCAAAAGCGGGCATGGCGGTCACTTCATTTATTTTTCGTGTGCGCAACGTTCCAGCGGCATTATTCAAGGCCATGGGCGGGTTTGCCACCAACGGGATTAACATCACCAAGCTGGAAAGCTATATTGTAGATGGTTCTTTCATTGCCGCGCAGTTTTATGTTGATTGTGAAGGCCATCCGGAAAACCGCGATTTGCGCCTTGCCTTGGAAGAGCTTGATTTCTTCACCAGCAATATGAAAATCCTTGGTGTTTATCCACCCCATCCTTATCGCTTACAGCAAAAACTTGATGATGAATGA
- the hemW gene encoding radical SAM family heme chaperone HemW, translating into MSSQPKTPFGLYIHWPYCVSKCPYCDFNSHVAKSVDHDQWAQAFINELTRIHQESAEQTISSIFFGGGTPSLMAPQTVESILQTAQKLWGFSPDIEITLEANPTTVETDTFANFKSAGINRLSIGIQSLRAKALTFLGRAHSLEEGFRALELAQKTFDRYSFDLIYARPDQTLQDWQDELTEALNLSAGHLSLYQLTIEPGTAFYKEGVPSVDEDLGADLFDLTQEMMEKAHMPAYEISNHAKSAQESRHNLIYWQGDDYIGIGPGAHSRLSNQAIHQIYQPDLWLNAIAEKKSGEQKRKSIPTEERIIELIMMGLRLKEGIDCAHFKSLTHQGLKDCLEPEGLEILIENGLVCWTETHLRASPEGRKCLNGVIEKLILV; encoded by the coding sequence ATGTCATCTCAGCCCAAAACGCCCTTTGGCCTTTATATTCACTGGCCTTATTGTGTCTCAAAATGCCCTTATTGCGATTTCAACTCCCATGTGGCAAAGAGCGTGGATCATGATCAATGGGCGCAAGCCTTTATCAATGAGTTAACCCGCATTCATCAAGAAAGTGCTGAGCAGACCATTTCCAGTATTTTCTTTGGCGGTGGCACCCCCTCTTTAATGGCGCCCCAAACGGTTGAGAGTATTTTACAAACAGCCCAAAAGCTCTGGGGCTTTAGCCCTGATATCGAGATTACGCTTGAAGCCAATCCGACCACGGTTGAAACAGATACATTTGCTAATTTTAAATCCGCTGGCATTAACCGCCTTTCTATTGGCATTCAGTCTTTGCGCGCCAAGGCCTTAACATTTTTAGGGCGCGCCCATTCTTTAGAAGAGGGCTTTCGCGCCCTTGAGCTCGCCCAAAAAACCTTTGATCGCTATAGCTTTGATCTGATTTATGCCCGCCCTGATCAAACCTTACAGGATTGGCAGGATGAGCTCACAGAAGCGTTAAATCTAAGCGCAGGCCATCTCTCGCTTTATCAATTAACCATTGAGCCCGGCACCGCCTTTTATAAAGAAGGCGTACCCAGTGTGGATGAAGATTTAGGCGCGGACCTGTTTGATCTCACCCAAGAGATGATGGAAAAAGCCCACATGCCCGCTTATGAAATTTCCAACCATGCCAAAAGCGCTCAAGAAAGCCGCCATAATCTGATCTATTGGCAAGGTGATGATTATATCGGGATCGGACCGGGTGCCCATAGTCGGCTTAGTAACCAAGCCATTCACCAAATTTACCAACCAGACCTTTGGCTTAACGCTATTGCTGAGAAAAAATCCGGTGAGCAAAAACGCAAATCTATCCCCACAGAAGAACGTATTATCGAGCTCATCATGATGGGCTTGCGTTTAAAAGAGGGGATTGACTGTGCCCATTTTAAAAGCCTGACCCATCAAGGGCTTAAAGACTGTCTTGAGCCTGAAGGTTTAGAAATCCTGATCGAAAATGGTCTTGTTTGCTGGACTGAGACCCATTTACGCGCCAGCCCTGAAGGGCGTAAATGCCTTAATGGGGTGATTGAAAAACTCATCCTTGTTTAA
- a CDS encoding peroxiredoxin-like family protein — translation MITPRTQVPDFSVTLMDGTKWSLGDQKPDSFTMIAFYRGYHCPLCKMYLGKLNSLVEGLKERGINLLVASSDSKERAELAQKDWDIENLPLAYGLSIEEARALGLFVSHGIGTTSIGVEEPEIFSEPGLFMIRPDQTLYFADIQTMPFLRPDLSGLLANLDFIMAKDYPARGEA, via the coding sequence ATGATCACGCCTCGCACACAAGTTCCCGATTTCTCTGTCACCTTAATGGACGGTACAAAATGGTCCCTTGGCGATCAAAAGCCTGACAGTTTCACCATGATTGCCTTTTATCGTGGCTATCATTGCCCACTTTGCAAAATGTATCTGGGCAAACTCAACTCGCTGGTTGAGGGATTAAAAGAACGCGGCATTAACCTGCTTGTCGCCAGTTCTGATAGCAAAGAGCGCGCAGAGCTTGCCCAAAAAGATTGGGACATTGAAAATCTGCCACTAGCTTATGGGCTATCCATTGAGGAAGCGCGCGCGCTTGGCCTGTTTGTCTCCCATGGCATTGGCACTACCTCCATCGGTGTTGAAGAGCCGGAAATTTTCTCAGAACCGGGCCTTTTCATGATCCGCCCCGACCAAACGCTCTATTTTGCCGATATCCAAACCATGCCGTTTTTGCGCCCTGACCTTTCTGGCCTGCTGGCAAATCTGGATTTCATTATGGCGAAAGACTATCCCGCCCGTGGTGAAGCTTAA
- a CDS encoding GNAT family N-acetyltransferase, with the protein MNIRPIEINDYSRWFDLWQAYLAFYTVELSDEVTQKVWERLMNEDDKDLYGLVCEDEDHVIGFTHYFFHGTTWFDSSYCYLEDLFVEQSVRARGAGRALINGVKEQAQTHGAAKLYWHTDKQNETAQGLYNKVADLTDFIRYDIALKP; encoded by the coding sequence ATGAACATTCGCCCCATTGAAATTAATGATTACAGTCGATGGTTTGATCTTTGGCAGGCCTATCTGGCTTTTTATACGGTTGAGCTTAGTGATGAGGTCACCCAAAAAGTCTGGGAACGGCTCATGAATGAAGATGATAAAGATCTTTACGGGCTAGTCTGTGAAGATGAAGACCATGTTATTGGCTTTACCCATTATTTCTTTCATGGCACCACATGGTTTGACAGCTCTTATTGCTATCTTGAAGACTTATTTGTCGAACAATCTGTTCGGGCGCGCGGTGCGGGGCGCGCGCTAATCAATGGGGTAAAAGAACAGGCCCAAACCCATGGTGCTGCAAAACTTTACTGGCATACCGATAAGCAGAATGAAACCGCGCAAGGTCTTTACAATAAAGTCGCTGATCTCACAGACTTCATCCGTTATGACATTGCTTTAAAACCTTAA